A single region of the Jatrophihabitans sp. GAS493 genome encodes:
- a CDS encoding NAD(P)/FAD-dependent oxidoreductase: MQRRRVAVVGGGVAGLTAAYVLQRDCDVTLYEGDARLGGHADTHDLLDPTGRSLSIDTGFIVHNERTYPLLRRLFRELGVATQESDMSMSISCGQCGLEYAGGRGVSGIFPSARTALRPRYLRMLTEVTRFHRGARAVLAAADDGLTLADFLAAEGFTGYFVSHFVTPLVSAVWSCAPSVAGQYPARYLFAFLDNHGMLSVSGSPNWQTVVGGSARYVERVAKGIGAVQTSTPVRSVRRRPDGVEIRDADDGVAHFDATVIATHPNQALTMLTDATALQRELLASIGYTRNPTQLHTDTSVLPSGRRAQASWNYYLPSCEAGAGAVNVSYNMNRLQRLHSDEQYVVTLNGAARVDPARVLATMEYEHPIFTTDSVAAQRRLPELNDSVLAFAGAYHGWGFHEDGCRSGVEAARSLGVEW; encoded by the coding sequence GTGCAGCGGCGAAGAGTAGCGGTGGTGGGTGGCGGCGTAGCCGGGCTGACTGCGGCTTACGTTCTACAGCGAGACTGCGACGTGACGCTCTATGAAGGCGACGCACGTCTCGGCGGGCACGCCGACACCCACGATCTGCTGGATCCGACCGGCCGGTCCCTGTCGATCGACACCGGCTTCATCGTGCACAACGAGCGGACCTACCCGCTGCTGCGCCGCCTGTTTCGGGAGCTGGGCGTAGCGACGCAGGAGTCGGACATGAGCATGTCCATCAGCTGCGGGCAGTGCGGACTGGAGTACGCCGGCGGCCGCGGCGTATCCGGAATCTTCCCATCGGCGCGTACAGCACTTCGCCCCCGCTATCTCCGGATGCTGACCGAAGTGACCAGGTTCCATCGCGGCGCGAGGGCTGTTCTCGCTGCGGCCGACGACGGACTCACACTGGCCGACTTCCTGGCCGCCGAGGGGTTCACCGGCTACTTCGTCAGCCACTTCGTCACACCGCTGGTGTCGGCCGTCTGGTCGTGTGCGCCGTCGGTTGCCGGCCAGTACCCGGCCCGCTACCTCTTCGCCTTCCTGGACAACCACGGGATGCTCAGCGTCTCCGGCTCGCCGAATTGGCAGACCGTCGTCGGGGGATCGGCCCGCTACGTGGAGCGCGTAGCAAAGGGAATCGGAGCCGTGCAGACCTCGACCCCGGTGCGTTCGGTGCGCCGCCGGCCCGACGGAGTCGAGATTCGTGACGCCGACGACGGGGTCGCGCACTTCGACGCCACGGTGATCGCCACCCATCCGAATCAGGCACTCACCATGCTCACCGACGCGACCGCGCTGCAGCGGGAACTGCTGGCAAGCATCGGTTACACCCGCAATCCGACCCAGTTGCACACTGACACCTCCGTCCTTCCCAGTGGCCGTCGGGCCCAGGCATCGTGGAACTACTACCTGCCCAGCTGCGAGGCCGGGGCCGGGGCGGTGAATGTCAGTTACAACATGAACCGGCTCCAGCGGCTGCACAGTGACGAGCAGTACGTGGTCACCCTGAACGGGGCGGCCCGCGTCGATCCGGCCCGGGTGCTGGCCACGATGGAGTATGAGCACCCTATTTTTACGACTGATTCGGTGGCCGCGCAGCGTAGGCTGCCCGAGCTCAACGATTCTGTACTCGCCTTCGCCGGGGCCTATCACGGCTGGGGTTTCCACGAAGACGGATGTCGATCCGGTGTCGAGGCCGCCCGCTCGCTGGGGGTCGAGTGGTGA
- a CDS encoding CPBP family intramembrane glutamic endopeptidase — MSGIYALLYLIRAEITVKGGISATTATVVSGSNSDYPWLDLLDGLADVLHGLFPAMLALVLLAREPGLRAIGWDTRRLGHDVLVGVGFTALIGLPGLALVWTAHQLGLNASLQVVDLPDVWYRVPLLLLSAAQNGILEEIVVVAYLLTRLRQMGWSDSRALTTQAVLRGSYHLYQGFGGFLGNLVMGLIFGWWFQRTRRVLPLVFAHTLLDAFSFVGYIYLHEHVSWI; from the coding sequence ATGTCGGGCATCTACGCGCTGCTGTACCTGATACGGGCCGAGATCACCGTGAAGGGTGGCATCTCAGCCACCACAGCCACCGTCGTCTCCGGCTCCAACAGCGACTACCCGTGGCTGGATCTGCTTGACGGCCTAGCCGATGTGCTGCACGGCCTCTTTCCGGCGATGCTGGCGCTGGTACTACTGGCGCGCGAACCGGGTCTGCGGGCCATCGGCTGGGATACTCGGCGGCTCGGCCACGACGTTCTCGTCGGTGTCGGCTTCACCGCCCTGATCGGTCTCCCCGGACTGGCCCTCGTGTGGACGGCGCATCAGCTCGGTCTCAACGCCAGTCTCCAGGTCGTGGACCTCCCCGACGTCTGGTACCGGGTGCCGCTGCTGCTGCTCTCGGCCGCTCAGAACGGCATCCTGGAGGAGATCGTTGTAGTGGCGTACCTGCTCACCCGGCTACGTCAAATGGGCTGGTCTGACTCCAGGGCGCTCACCACCCAGGCCGTGCTGCGGGGCAGCTACCACCTGTACCAGGGATTCGGTGGCTTCCTCGGCAACCTGGTGATGGGACTCATCTTCGGATGGTGGTTCCAGCGGACCCGGCGCGTGCTGCCGCTGGTCTTCGCCCATACCTTGCTGGATGCCTTCAGCTTCGTCGGCTACATCTACCTCCACGAGCACGTCAGCTGGATCTGA
- a CDS encoding LLM class flavin-dependent oxidoreductase, whose translation MTPRPLLSVLDLATVGSGQTSSVALHNSTELAQAADRLGFSRFWVAEHHNMAGVASTAPPVLIAHLAAATSRIRVGSGGVMLPNHSPLVVAEQFALLEALHPDRIDVGLGRAPGTDPHTAAALRRNPAAGGLEEFLSDILDVRALLSASSATDDIAATPLPVSAPEVWVLGSSLSSAVVAAALGLPYAFAHHFSAENTVPAVELYRQRFKASESLDQPHVLITSSVIAAPTDAEAEEIALPAALMWAEIRRGVRRPLRSVAEAKAHPWSDQERLLAEDRLATSAVGSAITVAAKLDKLVADTGADELMVTVHAHDVAHRVRTLEILAQTYASQVEAEPELLRSS comes from the coding sequence GTGACTCCACGACCGCTTCTCTCCGTCCTTGACCTGGCCACTGTGGGATCTGGACAGACCTCCTCAGTTGCCCTCCACAACAGCACCGAACTGGCGCAGGCGGCCGACCGCTTGGGGTTCTCCCGGTTCTGGGTGGCCGAGCACCACAACATGGCCGGGGTCGCGTCGACGGCGCCACCCGTTCTCATCGCGCATCTGGCCGCGGCTACGTCGAGAATTCGCGTCGGCTCGGGTGGTGTGATGCTGCCCAACCACTCGCCGCTGGTCGTGGCCGAGCAGTTCGCGCTGCTGGAGGCGCTACACCCCGACCGCATCGACGTCGGCCTCGGACGTGCGCCGGGCACCGACCCACACACCGCGGCGGCACTGCGCCGCAATCCGGCGGCCGGCGGCCTGGAGGAGTTCCTCAGCGACATCCTGGACGTACGGGCGCTGCTGAGCGCATCCAGCGCGACCGACGACATCGCGGCGACCCCGCTGCCGGTCTCCGCGCCCGAGGTCTGGGTGCTGGGCTCCAGCCTCTCCAGTGCTGTCGTCGCGGCCGCATTGGGCCTGCCATACGCATTCGCCCATCACTTCAGCGCCGAGAACACCGTGCCGGCCGTCGAGCTCTATCGGCAGCGTTTCAAGGCGTCGGAATCCCTCGACCAGCCGCACGTCCTGATCACCAGTTCGGTCATCGCCGCGCCCACTGACGCCGAGGCGGAGGAGATCGCGCTGCCGGCGGCGCTGATGTGGGCCGAGATCCGTCGCGGCGTCCGTCGCCCGTTGCGCAGCGTGGCCGAGGCGAAGGCCCATCCGTGGAGTGACCAGGAACGACTGTTGGCCGAGGATCGCCTCGCCACTTCGGCCGTCGGGTCGGCGATCACGGTCGCGGCAAAGCTCGACAAGTTGGTGGCCGATACCGGAGCCGACGAGCTGATGGTCACCGTCCACGCGCATGACGTCGCCCATCGAGTGCGCACGCTGGAGATCCTCGCCCAGACGTACGCGTCGCAGGTCGAAGCCGAGCCGGAGCTGCTCAGATCCAGCTGA
- a CDS encoding SPFH domain-containing protein translates to MNAAVIGGIIIALVLVILFVRSVRIVPQARGAVVERLGRYIRTQGPGVAVLIPFVDRMRPLIDLREQVVSFPPQPVITSDNLTVAVDSVIYFQVTDPRSATYEIQNYIQAVEQLTITTLRNVIGALNLEQALTSRDSINTQLRAVLDEATGPWGIRVARVEIKAIDPPLSIQDAMEQQMRADRAKRAVILAAEGARESAIKTAEGEKAAQILSAEGKKQAAILSAEAERQSRILRAEGDRAARFLSAQGQAKAIETTFGAIHAAKPDAALLAYQYLQTLPQIAQGDANKMWIVPSEFSKAIEGIAQLAGGEGGPDAPSWLTPPPTPGGPAETPAPPMDTSGWFDSNLPPAAAQPEAANLRASDTDRDSLLAREGLTGFGLASPLVPAVPVSAAEPEGTASEGTASEGTASEAAEPPVPPYLQKPPQSPPPPAPPSTAF, encoded by the coding sequence ATGAATGCGGCCGTCATTGGCGGGATAATCATTGCGCTTGTATTGGTGATTCTCTTTGTGCGCAGTGTTCGAATCGTTCCGCAGGCTCGCGGCGCGGTGGTCGAGCGTCTCGGTCGCTACATCCGCACCCAGGGCCCGGGCGTGGCCGTGCTGATTCCGTTCGTGGACCGGATGCGCCCGCTGATCGACCTGCGCGAACAGGTCGTGAGCTTCCCGCCCCAGCCGGTGATCACCAGCGACAACCTCACCGTCGCCGTCGACTCGGTGATCTACTTCCAGGTCACCGATCCCCGGTCGGCGACCTATGAGATCCAGAACTACATCCAGGCGGTCGAGCAGCTGACGATCACGACGCTGCGCAACGTCATCGGCGCCCTCAACCTGGAGCAGGCGCTGACCAGCCGGGACTCGATCAATACGCAGCTGAGGGCCGTTCTCGACGAAGCAACCGGTCCGTGGGGCATCCGTGTCGCCCGCGTTGAGATCAAGGCGATCGATCCGCCGCTGTCGATCCAGGACGCGATGGAGCAGCAGATGCGGGCCGATCGGGCCAAGCGCGCGGTGATCCTCGCCGCCGAAGGGGCCCGCGAGTCGGCGATCAAGACGGCTGAGGGTGAGAAGGCGGCCCAGATCCTCTCGGCCGAGGGGAAGAAGCAGGCGGCCATCCTGTCGGCGGAGGCGGAGCGGCAGTCGCGGATTCTGCGGGCCGAGGGCGATCGCGCTGCGCGTTTCCTCAGCGCGCAGGGCCAGGCCAAGGCCATCGAGACGACCTTCGGCGCCATTCATGCGGCCAAACCGGACGCCGCCCTACTGGCCTACCAGTATCTGCAGACGCTGCCGCAGATCGCTCAGGGTGACGCCAACAAGATGTGGATCGTGCCGAGCGAGTTCAGCAAGGCGATCGAGGGGATCGCGCAGCTGGCCGGCGGCGAAGGCGGTCCTGACGCACCCTCCTGGCTCACCCCGCCGCCGACCCCGGGCGGCCCGGCCGAGACTCCGGCGCCACCGATGGACACCTCCGGCTGGTTCGACTCGAATCTGCCGCCGGCCGCAGCGCAGCCTGAGGCCGCCAATCTGCGCGCCTCCGACACCGATCGCGACTCGCTGCTGGCCCGGGAGGGACTGACTGGATTCGGGTTGGCCAGCCCGCTTGTTCCGGCTGTGCCAGTCTCGGCTGCGGAGCCTGAGGGCACAGCGTCCGAGGGGACCGCGTCCGAGGGGACCGCGTCGGAGGCGGCGGAGCCACCGGTTCCGCCCTACCTGCAGAAGCCGCCGCAGAGCCCGCCGCCCCCGGCGCCGCCGTCGACCGCGTTCTGA
- a CDS encoding NfeD family protein, with protein sequence MPAWLVWLIVAAVLATAETMSMDLVLAMCAAGALAGSICALVGLPVAVQFVVAFAVGGSMLFLVRPIAKRHLQRGGQPTGVDLLIGKNAVVLTRVSAESGLVRLNGGEWTARAFDEAQVIEAGQTVQVMKISGATAVVWAPPEFAAKPAQPLDPTQ encoded by the coding sequence ATGCCCGCTTGGTTGGTGTGGTTGATCGTGGCGGCCGTGCTGGCCACGGCCGAGACGATGTCGATGGATCTGGTTCTCGCCATGTGCGCGGCCGGCGCCCTCGCCGGATCGATCTGCGCCCTCGTCGGACTGCCGGTCGCCGTGCAGTTCGTGGTCGCGTTTGCCGTCGGCGGTTCGATGCTCTTCCTGGTGCGCCCGATCGCCAAACGGCATCTGCAGCGCGGCGGTCAGCCCACCGGAGTCGATCTGCTGATCGGGAAGAACGCCGTCGTGCTGACCCGAGTGAGCGCAGAGAGTGGGCTGGTCCGGCTGAACGGCGGCGAGTGGACGGCCCGCGCCTTCGACGAGGCCCAGGTGATCGAGGCCGGTCAGACGGTGCAGGTGATGAAGATTTCCGGCGCGACCGCCGTAGTCTGGGCACCTCCGGAGTTCGCGGCGAAGCCGGCGCAGCCGCTCGATCCGACGCAGTGA
- a CDS encoding DUF3097 domain-containing protein, which translates to MSRYPDDVLAEPSRRRPKVAEVAADLDLVVETADGAFCGAVVAHGNAIDAGEQRTTVTLEDRSGKRRVFAMLPAAFMIDGVLVTLVKPVTPKPASGAVRSRTASGSIAVAGVRAQVAKASRIWVEGVHDAALVERIWGDDLRIEGIVVEPLGGIDDLVAEVATFAPGPGRRVGVLVDHLVPNSKESRIVAGVTNPYVLVTGHPYVDVWQAVKPSALGIQSWPTVPRGVNWKDGICAALGESNPREMWRKVLGGVNSYVDVEVPLLRAVEELIDFVTG; encoded by the coding sequence ATGTCCAGATACCCAGACGACGTCCTCGCCGAGCCTTCCCGTCGGCGCCCGAAGGTGGCCGAAGTTGCAGCCGACCTCGACCTCGTCGTCGAGACGGCCGACGGCGCCTTCTGCGGCGCGGTGGTCGCCCACGGCAATGCCATCGACGCCGGTGAGCAGCGCACCACCGTCACCCTGGAGGACCGAAGTGGCAAGCGCCGGGTCTTCGCCATGCTTCCAGCCGCATTCATGATCGACGGAGTCCTGGTGACCCTCGTCAAACCGGTGACGCCGAAGCCGGCATCCGGTGCTGTGCGGTCCCGGACCGCCTCCGGTTCGATCGCCGTCGCCGGGGTGCGGGCGCAGGTGGCCAAGGCCAGCCGGATCTGGGTGGAGGGGGTTCACGACGCAGCCCTGGTCGAGCGCATCTGGGGCGACGACCTGCGTATCGAGGGCATTGTGGTCGAACCACTGGGTGGCATCGACGATCTGGTCGCTGAGGTAGCGACGTTCGCCCCGGGCCCCGGGCGCCGGGTCGGTGTCCTGGTCGATCATCTAGTGCCGAACAGCAAGGAGAGCCGCATCGTCGCCGGCGTGACCAACCCCTACGTGCTGGTGACCGGTCACCCTTACGTCGACGTGTGGCAGGCGGTGAAGCCGTCGGCGCTGGGTATTCAGAGCTGGCCGACGGTCCCTCGCGGGGTGAACTGGAAGGACGGTATCTGCGCCGCTCTGGGTGAGAGCAACCCCCGCGAAATGTGGCGGAAGGTGCTCGGCGGCGTCAACAGCTACGTCGATGTCGAGGTGCCGTTGCTGAGGGCCGTCGAGGAGTTGATCGACTTCGTCACCGGCTAG